The sequence GTATCAAGTAAATAGCTAAATTCTCATCTTGCTCGTAacatcatgatgatgatgatgaatatCTTGAAAAAGTATCAAATAGATAGCTAAATTCTCATCTTGCTACCTAAACACGACGACGACGTCAACTTCTTTAAATATTCATGATACTTTGCAATATAAtctttaataattaaatttaactactCTGATTACTACAcgttcaaaatttatatttcttttgaaaattaaaattcaaacaaaatCAAAACGAACTAAACCATATTTAAGTCCATTCATTCCAACCGGTGGTCAGGCCATATTTTCAGGGTCAAGATACACAATCAGATCAAGCGTTATATTATCAGATAAAACCCATAAACTGATGCCTAGAATGTATTTTATAACAGAAAAAAAAGCATAATCAAggttaaaatattttccataACAGATATGCATTTCTAAATTGTAATTCCAAATCGTAACAGAGATTTACAGGAACGATGTACCAGAGACAAACTTCTACAACACAGCAACAACATTGTTTGGAGAGGTGAAAAGAGAACTTTAAAATAATGACCATCACGTGGTTTTATGATTTTGAAGGCAAGTGCAGAATCGGTAATGGTTGGGCCAACACTAATCGACACTAGTCGATGCAAAAATTCATCAATGCAAATTTAACTTTAAAATGCAAAACAGAAAAGTGAACATAAGCAAAACCAAATCCTGAAGAATTCTAAAGAAAAtggagagaagaaaataaacCTGCAATTATCAAGTTTCATTTTCTTCTTTGCTAGCATATCCTTGAGCCTCCCTGGTGTAGCAACTACAATGTGAACTCCTTTTTTTACGACATCGAGTTGTGATTTCATATCAACCCCACCAATGCAAAGCAAAGGTCGCAATTCTGGATAACCAGCTTCTTTCATTGGTTCAAGAAATTCTTCCACAACTTCAAATGTTTGCCTAGCAAGTTCCCTAGAAGGACAAATGATCAATCCAAACGGCCCTTCTCCAGAAGCAATtggcatcatcacctcttcttGCAAAGCGATCATAACAAGCGGCAACACAAAGACTAACGTCTTCCCAGATCCAGTGAAAGCAATCCCTATCATATCCCTTCCTGACAAAATAACCGGAAGCCCCTGAACCTGGATAGGGGTCGGTTGCACAATTCCCTTAGACTTTAACTTCTTTAATATTGGTTCTGGAAACCTCatatctttaaaattcttgatgGGCGGTGGAACATCATCTCCATCCACAATAATGTGCCACTGCTTCCTAATGGCATCACAAGCCTTCTTTGGCATTCTCCGAATCGGTAAGGGTGGCTTCCACCCAGTTAACAATGGCTCCGAATAAGTGATGCCTTTCGCCAGCTCCCGAACAGACATCAAAGTTTTCCTATCTGATAGATGTTCGATCATCTCTTTTTCCTGCTGTACGATTTGCTCCGTTTGTGTAATCTCCGGCTGCTCTTTCTTGAGCTGCGAGGCTCTCACGAGCAAACTCGGCTTGGATTCGACGAGTTTCTGCTTCTCAATCTCCTCATCAAGCGGAGAAGACTTTCCCTTTCGCTGCAGAATCTTCTGAGCCTCCAATGCCCGACGCTTGGACACGGGTACATATTCAACATAATTATCATCTTCTTCTATCATGTCCTGAAAATTTGAACCCTAAACAGTCAAGTCGTAATATAGATAACAAACtacaataataaataaacatgaaAATCAGATGCAACACACTCGGATTCCAGTAAAACCTCAGGCAAATAATAATACAATCTTCACAAACAGAAAACAGAatcattataataaaatcgTCTCGGAACACTGATACACATCTATTAATCATGAAACCAAATTACACAAGCATGGCAAAGTAGATTGCGAGTTTCCCAATCAAATATGTAAAAGAAAAACCACGCCAGTCGGGAGACCTCGAAAAATCAACACCTAACGAAGAAAGTTTCAAACTTTGAATAGAACAAACAATTTCTACTGAAAAGATTTCAGTTTGAGAAAGTAGAGTGAAAATAGAAGGGATAGATTACCATGACTCAGGTTGTAGACGCAAGGAACGATCCACCGCCTTCGATTCCCCCTCTCGCTGAATCAATAAAATTCGTTTTCCCTCTTCTCTTTCACCTGAAACTTATTGGAACTTATGTTCCGCCATGGATTTATACGGAGCATTCCGCCCCCTTATGAAATTCGTATATAGCACAAAACCCCTTATAAAAAATGAATTAGCTATTAAGTCCTTCACTTTTCAAAAAATTAGCTAAAAACCCCTGCATCGAAAATTGGTGTTGCACGCGTTTGAAATGCAATTGGTC comes from Henckelia pumila isolate YLH828 chromosome 4, ASM3356847v2, whole genome shotgun sequence and encodes:
- the LOC140865002 gene encoding DEAD-box ATP-dependent RNA helicase 35 codes for the protein MDMIEEDDNYVEYVPVSKRRALEAQKILQRKGKSSPLDEEIEKQKLVESKPSLLVRASQLKKEQPEITQTEQIVQQEKEMIEHLSDRKTLMSVRELAKGITYSEPLLTGWKPPLPIRRMPKKACDAIRKQWHIIVDGDDVPPPIKNFKDMRFPEPILKKLKSKGIVQPTPIQVQGLPVILSGRDMIGIAFTGSGKTLVFVLPLVMIALQEEVMMPIASGEGPFGLIICPSRELARQTFEVVEEFLEPMKEAGYPELRPLLCIGGVDMKSQLDVVKKGVHIVVATPGRLKDMLAKKKMKLDNCRYLTLDEADRLVDLGFEDDIREVFDHFKAQRQTLLFSATMPTKIQNFARSALVKPVTVNVGRAGAANLDVIQEVEYVKQEAKIVYLLECLQKTPPPVLVFCENKADVDDIHEYLLLKGVEAVAVHGGKDQEEREYAIATFKSGKKDVLVATDVASKGLDFPDIQHVINYDMPAEIENYVHRIGRTGRCGKTGIATTFINKNQSETTLLDLKHLLQEAKQRIPPVLAELNDPMEDVEEIANASGVKGCAYCGGLGHRIRDCPKLEHQKSMQIASSRRDYFGSGGYRGEI